From Butyricimonas paravirosa, one genomic window encodes:
- a CDS encoding ATP-binding protein, whose amino-acid sequence MGLLLRQHAEQQFEEELHELKKNETNKVPENWQLSPQSVVTYLMGGKLANGFEVTPKYIGHRRLMEIAVATLVTDRALLLYGLPGTAKSWVSEHLAAAISGDSTLIVQGTAGTGEEAIRYGWNYAKLLAEGPSEGALVQTPVMRAMKDGKLARIEELTRVGSDVQDTLITILSEKTLPIPELDREIQAIRGFNVIATANNRDKGVNDLSSALKRRFNTVILPLPDTIDEEIDIVRRRVESFEAVMDLPAEKPALEEIRRVVTIFRELRRGATEDGKTKLKTPSGTLSTAEAISVVNNGLAMSGYFGDGRLNATDLVSGIIGAVVKDPVQDQVIWQEYLETVVKGRDGWKDIYRASREML is encoded by the coding sequence AAAGAAAAACGAGACAAATAAAGTACCGGAAAATTGGCAACTATCCCCGCAATCGGTGGTTACCTACCTGATGGGCGGGAAACTGGCAAACGGTTTCGAGGTGACCCCGAAGTATATCGGGCATCGTCGTTTGATGGAGATCGCTGTGGCCACGTTGGTTACGGATCGGGCATTGTTGTTGTATGGTCTACCGGGAACAGCCAAGAGCTGGGTAAGCGAGCATCTGGCGGCGGCTATATCCGGTGATTCTACCCTGATCGTGCAGGGAACGGCAGGGACGGGCGAGGAGGCTATTCGTTACGGGTGGAACTATGCCAAGTTATTAGCCGAAGGTCCCAGCGAGGGGGCTCTTGTACAAACTCCCGTTATGCGTGCAATGAAGGATGGTAAACTGGCCCGCATCGAGGAGTTGACCCGTGTCGGTTCGGACGTTCAGGACACGTTGATCACGATTCTTTCCGAGAAGACGTTGCCTATTCCCGAGCTGGATCGTGAAATACAGGCTATCAGGGGCTTTAACGTGATCGCTACTGCCAATAACCGGGACAAGGGTGTAAATGACTTGTCAAGCGCTCTAAAACGCCGTTTCAACACGGTAATCCTGCCTTTGCCCGACACGATCGACGAGGAAATCGACATCGTGCGTCGCCGGGTGGAGAGTTTCGAGGCCGTTATGGACCTTCCGGCAGAGAAACCTGCATTGGAAGAGATTCGCCGAGTGGTTACCATTTTCCGGGAGTTACGTCGGGGAGCAACCGAAGATGGTAAGACCAAGTTGAAAACTCCCAGTGGTACGCTGAGTACGGCCGAGGCCATCTCCGTCGTGAATAACGGTTTGGCCATGTCCGGGTATTTCGGTGATGGTCGGTTAAACGCCACGGACCTTGTATCGGGAATTATCGGGGCGGTTGTGAAGGACCCCGTGCAGGATCAGGTGATATGGCAGGAGTACCTTGAAACGGTCGTGAAGGGACGCGATGGCTGGAAGGACATTTATAGGGCATCTAGGGAAATGTTATAG
- a CDS encoding DUF5682 family protein: MVDGIHFLGIRHHGPGSAKNVRAYLEELEPDVILLEGPPEAEPLLPGVLHEQMKPPVALLAYQPDEPRRAVFYPFAEFSPEWQAMCYAMKKEVSLRFFDLPLVHHLALWKEREEQAEVGKTGEEGECDEVQGEASATETPEKVREVAVPELLPVDPFAHLAKAAGYDDPELWWEVNFENRQRNEEVFAAVKEAVSVLREYFPKTDRETLLREAWMRKMIRAAQKEGFKRIAVVCGAWHVPGLEKMPTQKEDNELLKGLPKVKVECTWIPWTYDRLSFRSGYGAGIVSPGWYDHLWHYPDDDGTRWMSKVAALFRTKGMDISVAHVIEAVRLAQVAAALRGLPRPSLEEYNDAVTTVMGFGDPILLQVIREALVISDRMGSVPDDVPKVPLLVDVEKLLKRLRLPLTTEVKEFQLDLRKPMDLERSIFFHRLNLLGIKMARPLRVDGKGTFKEAWSVYYEPEQTLAVIEKAVWGNTLSEAVIAYNTHLSKDITSISELVDLLERVIPADLPALVEEMTSRLDALSASTTDVLEMMKTIPGMVNVVRYGSVRNLDYGKVNDMLNAMMARVLAGGVLACTNVDEDATTEVMERLVAVDYAMATANQPGLMEMWTELVNKIREARGSHPLLSGYCTRLLRDKNILGYEETAQTLSYYTSPGNTASDTAFWFEGFLKSSGTILLLDDQLWDLVNSWLATLNDGSFMELLPILRRTFSEYSLPERRKLGEKAKGTSAVKRVNAESEAFNGEDARRVIPLIERLLGI, from the coding sequence ATGGTTGATGGAATACATTTTTTAGGCATACGGCATCATGGTCCGGGGTCAGCCAAGAACGTACGAGCGTACTTGGAAGAACTGGAACCCGATGTTATTTTATTGGAAGGTCCCCCGGAGGCGGAGCCGCTTTTGCCGGGAGTACTTCATGAGCAGATGAAACCGCCCGTGGCCTTGCTGGCGTATCAGCCCGACGAGCCTCGAAGGGCCGTGTTTTATCCTTTTGCCGAGTTCTCACCCGAATGGCAGGCCATGTGCTATGCCATGAAAAAGGAGGTGTCATTACGTTTTTTTGACTTACCTCTGGTGCATCATTTAGCTCTTTGGAAAGAACGGGAGGAACAAGCTGAGGTCGGGAAAACCGGCGAAGAGGGGGAGTGCGATGAAGTACAGGGGGAGGCGTCTGCAACCGAGACCCCGGAAAAAGTTCGGGAAGTTGCCGTTCCGGAATTACTGCCCGTTGATCCTTTTGCTCATCTGGCGAAGGCGGCCGGGTACGATGATCCGGAATTATGGTGGGAAGTGAACTTTGAGAATCGTCAGCGTAACGAGGAGGTGTTTGCCGCCGTGAAAGAGGCTGTTTCGGTGTTACGGGAGTATTTCCCAAAGACCGATCGGGAGACTTTGTTGCGGGAAGCGTGGATGCGTAAAATGATCCGGGCTGCCCAAAAAGAGGGTTTCAAACGTATAGCCGTGGTGTGCGGGGCTTGGCATGTGCCGGGTCTGGAGAAGATGCCCACGCAGAAAGAAGACAATGAGTTATTGAAGGGATTACCGAAAGTGAAGGTGGAGTGTACGTGGATTCCGTGGACCTACGATCGGTTGTCTTTCCGGAGCGGTTACGGGGCGGGAATCGTTTCCCCGGGGTGGTACGATCATTTATGGCATTATCCGGATGACGACGGAACCCGTTGGATGAGCAAGGTGGCCGCCCTTTTCCGGACGAAAGGAATGGATATTTCCGTGGCTCACGTGATCGAGGCCGTGCGTTTGGCACAAGTTGCAGCCGCATTACGTGGTTTGCCCCGTCCTTCTTTGGAGGAATATAATGATGCCGTGACTACGGTAATGGGATTCGGTGACCCGATTCTGTTACAAGTGATCCGGGAGGCCTTGGTGATCAGCGATCGCATGGGGAGCGTACCGGATGATGTACCTAAAGTTCCTCTTCTCGTGGATGTGGAGAAGTTGTTGAAACGCTTGCGCTTACCCCTTACGACCGAGGTGAAGGAATTCCAGTTGGATTTGCGGAAACCGATGGATTTGGAGCGGAGTATCTTTTTCCACCGCTTGAACTTGCTCGGTATAAAGATGGCCCGTCCGTTACGGGTTGATGGGAAGGGAACTTTCAAGGAGGCTTGGTCCGTTTATTACGAACCGGAGCAGACCCTTGCCGTGATCGAGAAGGCCGTGTGGGGAAATACTTTGTCCGAGGCAGTTATCGCGTATAACACCCATTTGTCGAAAGACATCACGTCTATATCCGAGTTGGTGGACTTGCTGGAACGGGTGATTCCTGCGGATTTGCCCGCTCTCGTGGAAGAAATGACGTCCCGGTTGGATGCGCTTTCCGCCTCGACAACCGATGTGCTGGAGATGATGAAGACTATCCCCGGTATGGTGAACGTGGTTCGTTACGGGAGTGTGCGGAATTTGGATTACGGGAAGGTCAACGATATGCTGAACGCCATGATGGCCCGTGTGCTTGCCGGGGGAGTGCTGGCTTGCACGAACGTGGACGAGGATGCGACTACGGAGGTCATGGAGCGATTGGTGGCTGTCGATTATGCTATGGCCACGGCGAACCAACCGGGATTGATGGAGATGTGGACGGAACTGGTGAACAAGATCCGGGAAGCACGGGGTTCTCATCCCTTGCTGTCCGGTTATTGTACTCGTTTATTGCGGGATAAGAATATCCTTGGATACGAGGAAACGGCCCAAACGTTGAGTTATTATACGTCTCCCGGGAACACGGCATCCGACACGGCATTCTGGTTTGAAGGATTCCTTAAATCATCGGGTACTATCTTGTTGCTGGACGATCAGTTATGGGATTTGGTGAATAGTTGGTTGGCCACTCTGAATGATGGGAGTTTCATGGAGTTATTGCCCATACTTCGCCGAACCTTCAGCGAGTACAGCCTGCCGGAACGTCGTAAACTCGGTGAGAAAGCCAAGGGAACTTCTGCCGTGAAACGGGTAAATGCGGAAAGCGAGGCGTTTAACGGGGAAGATGCCCGGAGGGTAATCCCGTTGATAGAGAGATTATTAGGTATTTAA
- a CDS encoding VWA domain-containing protein, whose protein sequence is MEEALLKRWRLILGGNEADGTGVSLSAEESRVDAALNALYDSDRKGGLSGSAPKVSRWLGDIREFFPQTVVQVIQKDAIKRLNLTSLLTEKEMLESVVPDVHLVATLMSLSRVIPEKNKVIAREVVRKVVDELMKKLSSPMQQAVTGALNRSSRRRNPRYNEIDWKTTIEKNLRNYQPEYKTIIPEVRIGFGRKRRALKDIVLCLDQSGSMGASVVYSGIFGSVLASIPAVQTRMVVFDTSVVDLTDDLQDPVDLLFGVQLGGGTDIDRALGYCQTVITRPADTVLVLVTDLCEGGNEREMRKKMISLVQSGVQLIVLLALNDDGAPFYDKENAQFLAELGVPAFACTPDKFPDLMAAALAKQDIGMWLSKNIQ, encoded by the coding sequence ATGGAAGAAGCTCTTTTAAAGCGATGGCGATTAATACTGGGAGGAAACGAGGCGGATGGAACGGGAGTTTCCCTCTCTGCCGAGGAGAGTCGCGTGGATGCTGCCTTGAATGCTTTGTACGATAGTGACCGTAAAGGGGGATTGAGTGGTTCGGCTCCCAAGGTGAGCCGTTGGTTGGGAGACATCCGGGAGTTTTTCCCGCAGACAGTTGTACAAGTGATTCAAAAGGACGCAATCAAGCGACTGAACTTGACTTCGTTACTGACCGAGAAAGAGATGCTTGAATCGGTGGTGCCGGACGTGCATCTGGTGGCAACGTTGATGTCCTTGAGCAGGGTGATACCGGAGAAGAACAAGGTTATTGCCCGGGAAGTCGTACGTAAAGTGGTGGACGAGCTGATGAAAAAGCTATCGTCACCCATGCAACAGGCCGTTACCGGGGCTTTGAACCGTTCCAGCAGGCGGAGAAATCCCCGTTACAACGAGATTGACTGGAAGACGACGATCGAGAAAAACCTACGGAACTATCAGCCGGAGTACAAGACGATTATCCCGGAGGTTCGTATCGGTTTCGGCCGGAAACGCCGGGCGTTGAAGGACATAGTGCTGTGTCTCGACCAGAGTGGTTCGATGGGGGCATCCGTGGTCTATTCGGGAATATTCGGCTCCGTGCTGGCCTCGATTCCGGCCGTACAGACCCGTATGGTGGTGTTTGACACCTCGGTAGTTGACTTGACGGATGATTTGCAGGACCCGGTGGACTTGCTTTTCGGCGTACAACTGGGTGGCGGTACGGATATTGACCGGGCCTTGGGGTATTGTCAGACGGTGATCACTCGCCCTGCGGACACGGTGCTGGTTCTCGTGACCGACTTGTGCGAGGGGGGTAACGAGCGGGAGATGCGCAAGAAGATGATTTCTCTCGTGCAGAGTGGGGTGCAGTTGATCGTGTTGTTAGCTCTGAATGACGACGGGGCGCCTTTCTACGACAAGGAGAATGCTCAATTCTTGGCAGAACTGGGTGTTCCGGCATTTGCCTGTACCCCGGACAAGTTCCCGGACTTGATGGCAGCGGCCTTGG